Proteins encoded in a region of the Eschrichtius robustus isolate mEscRob2 chromosome 16, mEscRob2.pri, whole genome shotgun sequence genome:
- the NUPR2 gene encoding nuclear protein 2, translating to MDPAFPGVQGQAQPPPPEAWPLVGSEEELYDCPDYYYLRDFPACGAGRSKGRTRRERELRTNWRVPGGHERRIAQKLLNGQRKRRQRQLQPRPRTRLA from the coding sequence ATGGACCCGGCCTTTCCCGGTGTCCAGGGTCAGGCCCAGCCGCCGCCACCCGAAGCGTGGCCGCTGGTTGGCTCCGAGGAGGAGCTCTATGACTGTCCGGATTACTACTACCTGCGCGACTTCCCGGCCTGCGGGGCCGGGCGCAGCAAGGGCCGGACGCGGCGCGAGCGGGAACTGCGCACCAACTGGCGGGTGCCCGGCGGCCACGAGCGCAGGATCGCGCAGAAGCTCCTCAACGGTCAGCGCAAGCGTCGCCAGCGCCAGCTGCAGCCCCGGCCGCGCACCCGTCTCGCCTGA